One genomic window of Panulirus ornatus isolate Po-2019 chromosome 14, ASM3632096v1, whole genome shotgun sequence includes the following:
- the LOC139753402 gene encoding major facilitator superfamily domain-containing protein 8-like isoform X2, giving the protein MSIGFSIVLTGVWPYLQQLDPTVSKQFLGWVIAANPLGQMLASPLLGLWGNKVGSNRGAFLSTVAIFTIGNGLYAILRVFGSSARAVMIISRFFVGVSSANIAIIRAYISSSTTLKERTTAVALTSAAQGLGFIIGPAIQTALAVAFVHETPYSSNSTLSVGTTIEEVKELRLEWNMYTATGWVGVLLGIINFLLFLPCIFQEHSVAAKEAQLQKQAAQDDTKDLPKPDYLALIGVLFSFFISLFIFVLLETLIVPMCIDMYAWSNEKAITIVGIGISLAAGLSVVMFAVLSILTRRFDERKVWIFLGLIPMALGMFLHFPVGSTYPKMKNCTFEPFHYEDFGNFTLDPFSLDVPVTTLPGEVNMTDKEINTSRFSVGMDISKEVLSTPLPEQLITTDRDLELLTTLVGEMSTTDIAAESLSIIPGGTDSSSKADPSTISPEESSNVDEMELSAVLSEESLINSGEVTETRKRRHINMEGTCHDLGCPPEQEWCKYTPIIEPYQMAVAAFVTVIGYPVAITIAASLFSKLLGPKPQGVWMGILTSTGSFSRVAGPVCVSYLYTTMGTRWTFGVLFVLMFFTLCVVIYLYKRLLPMKITVNA; this is encoded by the exons AGGTGCCTTTCTCTCGACAGTGGCCATCTTTACCATAGGCAATGGCTTATATGCCATCCTGAGAGTGTTTGGGTCATCAGCACGGGCTGTAATGATCATCTCACGATTCTTTGTAGGTGTAAGCTCAG CTAACATTGCCATCATCCGGGCCTAcatatcatcctccaccactctcaaGGAGAGGACAACAGCTGTTGCACTAACTTCTGCTGCACAAGGTCTGGGCTTCATCATTGGCCCTG CCATCCAGACTGCACTAGCTGTTGCCTTTGTTCATGAAACACCCTACTCCAGCAACTCTACTCTGTCAGTTGGCACCACaatagaggaagtgaaagaaCTAAGGTTGGAGTGGAACATGTACACAGCTACTGGCTGGGTTGGAGTCCTTCTTGGAATAATtaatttccttttatttctgCCATGTATTTTTCAG GAACACTCAGTTGCAGCCAAAGAAGCTCAGCTCCAAAAGCAGGCTGCCCAAGATGACACCAAAGACCTACCCAAACCAGATTATCTTGCACTGATTGGAGTTCTGTTCTccttttttatttccctttttatatttgtgttgctAGAGACCCTTATTGTGCCAATGTGTATTGATATGTATGCATGGTCAAATGAAAAAGCTATAACAATAGTTGGAATTGGTATCAGTTTGGCTGCAGGATTATCAGTAGTGATGTTTGCAGTGTTAAGTATTTTGACCAGACGGTTTGATGAGCGTAAAGTTTGGATTTTTTTGGGGTTGATTCCAATGGCGTTGGGCATGTTTTTGCATTTCCCAGTGGGGAGTACTTACCCAAAAATGAAGAACTGCACTTTTGAACCATTTCATTATGAAGACTTTGGTAATTTCACATTAGATCCTTTTTCACTTGATGTACCTGTAACAACTCTGCCAGGAGAAGTAAACATGACTGACAAGGAAATAAATACATCAAGATTTTCAGTAGGAATGGACATAAGTAAAGAGGTACTATCAACACCATTACCAGAACAGTTGATTACTACTGACAGAGATTTGGAACTTCTGACAACATTAGTAGGAGAGATGAGCACCACTGACATAGCAGCAGAATCTTTATCAATAATACCAGGAGGGACAGACTCCAGTAGTAAAGCAGACCCTTCAACAATATCACCTGAAGAGAGCAGCAACGTTGATGAAATGGAGCTTTCAGCAGTTTTATCTGAGGAAAGCCTTATCAATTCAGGTGAGGTAACTGAGACAAGAAAAAGACGTCATATAAATATGGAGGGAACTTGTCATGATCTGGGGTGTCCACCAGAGCAGGAATGGTGTAAATATACACCCATTATAGAGCCTTACCAAATGGCTGTAGCAGCTTTTGTAACAGTCATAGGTTATCCTGTAGCTATTACAATAGCAGCTTCTCTTTTCTCTAAACTGTTAGGCCCTAAGCCTCAAGGAGTATGGATGGGAATTCTCACAAGCACAGGTAGCTTCTCTCGAGTTGCTGGCCCTGTATGTGTGTCATACTTGTATACAACTATGGGTACAAGATGGACATTTGGTGTCCTCTTTGTACTGATGTTTTTCACATTATGTGTAGTCATTTACCTGTATAAAAGATTGTTGCCCATGAAAATAACTGTAAATGCATAA